The proteins below come from a single Acidimicrobiales bacterium genomic window:
- the denD gene encoding D-erythronate dehydrogenase codes for MRVVITGGTGFLGSVLARRLLERGSLTSPAGSRQPVEEIVLVDAAAPAAPTAWPASVTTVIGDVADRGLLSSVVDRDDVSVFHLASVVSAGAEADFDGALRVNLDGCLAVLEACRARESAPRVVFTSSIAAFGGAAVRSVVSDSSKLTPETTYGTTKAICELLVNDYTRKGFIDGRSARLPTVVVRPGRPNAAASSWVSGILREPLNGEASTLPVEAATGVPISGYRTIVENLVRLHELDGAALGSDRALNLPALNVTAGGMLESLRRAANRPLGPVAVAPDPAVVSFFSRWAQWSDFERALGLGLAVDADLETVIGEYLEDFLGGRRGE; via the coding sequence GTGCGCGTCGTCATCACCGGGGGGACGGGCTTCCTCGGGAGCGTCCTCGCACGGCGTCTGCTCGAGCGGGGCTCCCTCACCTCCCCCGCGGGGAGCCGGCAGCCGGTCGAGGAGATCGTCCTCGTCGACGCCGCCGCGCCGGCGGCCCCGACGGCGTGGCCCGCCTCGGTGACGACCGTAATCGGCGACGTCGCCGATCGGGGGCTCCTCTCGTCGGTCGTCGATCGCGACGACGTCTCGGTCTTCCACCTCGCGTCGGTCGTGAGCGCCGGAGCCGAAGCGGACTTCGACGGGGCGCTGCGGGTCAACCTCGACGGCTGCCTCGCCGTCCTCGAGGCCTGCCGCGCCCGAGAGAGCGCGCCGCGCGTCGTGTTCACCTCGAGCATCGCAGCCTTCGGCGGCGCCGCGGTGCGCAGCGTCGTGTCGGACTCGAGCAAGCTCACCCCCGAGACCACCTACGGGACGACCAAGGCGATCTGTGAGCTGCTCGTGAACGACTACACGCGCAAGGGCTTCATCGACGGCCGCTCCGCCCGGCTGCCGACGGTCGTCGTCCGCCCCGGGCGGCCGAACGCCGCCGCCTCCTCGTGGGTCAGCGGGATCCTCCGCGAGCCCCTGAATGGTGAGGCGAGCACCCTCCCCGTCGAGGCCGCGACGGGCGTCCCGATCAGCGGCTACCGGACGATCGTCGAGAACCTCGTCCGCCTGCACGAGCTCGACGGGGCGGCACTCGGCAGCGACCGCGCGCTCAACCTGCCGGCACTCAACGTCACCGCCGGCGGGATGCTGGAGTCGCTGCGCCGTGCCGCTAACCGGCCGCTGGGCCCGGTTGCGGTCGCCCCCGACCCGGCCGTCGTCTCCTTCTTCTCCCGCTGGGCGCAGTGGTCGGACTTCGAGCGCGCCCTCGGCCTCGGCCTCGCGGTGGACGCTGACCTCGAGACGGTGATCGGCGAGTACCTCGAGGACTTCCTCGGCGGGCGCCGGGGGGAGTGA